One Bacteroidales bacterium DNA segment encodes these proteins:
- a CDS encoding DUF4876 domain-containing protein gives MKKHVIFKMLPVLLGIVVFLGSCDDDDDNKIKTVEVIMKVLLPAGHPETLSMEGIKVTVVNKTSGTSYDCTMDDSGTLTETIEEGVYDFKVNTTISYEYLDYDELKTNEVTLVGLQENVPISRTITPTATIAIQLSGDFRTEEDRNSWVIKEIYFAGTKTSANVNYQNDQYIEIHNNSTKTLYADGLSLGETRGVSTASTGINYWASTDSVYVQTYYTIPGDGTTYPVEPGKSILIAPQPVDHQTTVGTAGDPDTKLQNLASADFQWYDAHATLSIDVPEVPNMIKYYSYSATVWLPSIQGNRAYIIFNVNGDGEQYVLQNSDFRRSTGNNALQTIRVHKDIIFDAVELGHPDDMKVKNLPVILDSGNTYWNGSRSGECVRRKVERTTDNGRVIYQDTNNSTNDFEIGTPAPKQQALFRR, from the coding sequence ATGAAAAAACATGTGATTTTTAAGATGTTGCCCGTGCTGTTAGGCATAGTCGTTTTTCTGGGCAGTTGTGACGATGACGATGATAATAAAATCAAAACAGTGGAAGTAATCATGAAAGTGCTGCTTCCGGCCGGACATCCCGAGACCTTAAGTATGGAAGGGATCAAAGTGACGGTAGTCAATAAAACATCGGGAACATCCTATGATTGTACCATGGATGATTCCGGTACATTGACGGAAACCATTGAAGAAGGGGTATATGATTTTAAGGTGAATACTACCATTAGTTATGAATACCTGGACTATGACGAGTTGAAGACCAATGAAGTTACCCTGGTGGGCTTACAGGAAAACGTTCCCATATCCCGGACTATTACGCCAACGGCAACGATAGCCATCCAGCTGAGCGGAGATTTCAGGACGGAAGAAGACAGGAACAGCTGGGTAATTAAAGAAATCTACTTTGCCGGAACCAAAACTTCTGCCAACGTGAATTATCAGAATGATCAATATATAGAGATCCACAATAACTCGACGAAAACGTTATATGCCGACGGGTTATCGTTGGGAGAAACCCGGGGGGTATCCACTGCCAGTACCGGAATCAATTACTGGGCCAGCACAGACTCAGTATATGTGCAGACATATTATACCATTCCCGGAGATGGCACGACCTATCCGGTAGAACCCGGAAAAAGCATCCTGATCGCTCCACAACCGGTCGATCACCAGACAACGGTCGGAACGGCAGGAGATCCGGATACAAAATTACAAAACTTAGCATCCGCGGATTTTCAGTGGTATGATGCACATGCTACCCTGTCCATTGATGTGCCCGAAGTACCCAATATGATCAAATATTACTCCTATTCGGCAACAGTCTGGCTGCCTTCTATACAAGGTAACCGTGCTTACATCATTTTCAATGTTAATGGTGACGGCGAACAATATGTACTGCAGAATTCCGATTTCAGAAGATCTACGGGCAACAATGCATTGCAGACCATCAGAGTACATAAGGATATTATTTTTGATGCGGTGGAACTGGGCCATCCGGATGATATGAAGGTAAAAAACCTTCCGGTTATCCTGGATAGCGGAAATACTTACTGGAACGGTTCACGTTCGGGAGAGTGTGTTCGTCGTAAAGTAGAACGTACCACCGATAATGGCCGGGTGATCTATCAGGATACCAATAACTCGACCAATGATTTTGAGATCGGTACTCCGGCTCCGAAACAACAAGCTCTTTTCAGAAGATAA